In the genome of Cellvibrio sp. KY-YJ-3, one region contains:
- a CDS encoding efflux RND transporter permease subunit, with amino-acid sequence MAHFFIDRPVFAIVLSLFISLCGALALIVLPIAQYPQITLPTINVSTAYVGANAEVVQESVAQVIEDKVNGVEGMLYMDSQSNGSGLYSLNVTFGLERNADMAAVLTQNRAATANPSLPGEVTQAGVTIRKQTPDVLMYYALHSPKGSYDQLFLKNYGSIYITDVLKRIPGVGNVNEYGADFGMRIWLEPTQMAKHGVTANDVSQALREQNTQVPAGTFGQYPAPATQSSQYSALVQGRLVQPEEFCAVILKSNSKGDFVRLGDVARCELTAKDFLYFGSFKGNPAAIYAINLTPDANALDVAEQIRAELARVQGDFPPDLALDIVTDNTIFVTESMREVLKTFVEAMLLVLVVVTLFLQSWRATLIPMLAVPVSLIGTLAVFVALGFSINTLTLFALVLAIGIVVDDAIVVVEAVEHHMEHNRLTARDATVRAMREVSGPVIAIALVLCAVFVPVALLGGISGVMFRQFGLTVAVAVLISALVALTLTPALCAMLLRHKDPKDNSLIQRFFAGFNRQFDAITTRYGRGVALGIRRSTLALLLLVGLVIATGGLFKQVPTTFVPDEDQGYFLAAVTLPEAATLARTQETMRRVEALALQIPGVDKTIGVSGVNLLVGAPQSNAGLLVIRLKDWSERTTAETSLRAIIGSFYAQAQAITEAQVLPFNPPAIPGLSATGGFSMMLQDKSGKGAKALEEVANNFVAAAQQRPEIGSVFSKLQTSTPAIRIHVDREKAKKLGVPLSEVFSTLQAMLGGLQVNDFSQFGRTYKVTLQADSAFRDNTEALGLLFVRSNQGHMVPLSTLVSTEKTGTPFVLKRFNGYTAAEIGGKPATGFSSGETLAALAAVAAETLPEGYGFEWAGLSRQEQESAGQTAPILALALVVVFLFLAALYESWAIPFAVLLSLPFGIFGAMFTLWITGAPGSVYTQIGLVLVIGLAAKNAILIVEFAKMKYEQGQALRDAALEAALLRLRPILMTSFAFILGVVPLVLASGAGAGARVTLGLTVFGGMLVATLLAIFMVPLLYCLVQGLAEKISGKPRLAKSATAEH; translated from the coding sequence ATGGCGCACTTTTTTATTGATCGCCCCGTGTTTGCAATTGTGCTGTCGCTGTTTATTTCACTCTGCGGCGCATTGGCGCTGATTGTGTTGCCCATTGCCCAATACCCGCAAATCACCTTGCCCACCATCAACGTCAGTACCGCTTATGTGGGCGCCAATGCCGAGGTAGTGCAGGAAAGTGTGGCGCAGGTGATTGAGGATAAGGTCAACGGTGTGGAGGGCATGCTGTATATGGATTCGCAATCCAACGGCAGTGGGCTCTATTCACTCAACGTCACTTTTGGGCTGGAACGCAACGCCGATATGGCCGCGGTACTCACCCAAAACCGTGCCGCTACCGCCAACCCGAGTTTGCCCGGCGAAGTGACTCAAGCGGGCGTCACCATTCGCAAACAGACACCCGATGTACTCATGTACTACGCCCTGCATTCCCCCAAGGGCAGTTACGACCAGTTGTTCCTGAAAAACTACGGCAGCATCTACATTACCGATGTGCTCAAACGTATTCCCGGTGTAGGTAACGTGAATGAATACGGCGCCGATTTTGGCATGCGTATTTGGCTCGAGCCCACTCAAATGGCCAAACACGGGGTGACCGCCAACGATGTAAGCCAAGCCCTGCGCGAACAAAATACCCAGGTGCCAGCCGGAACCTTTGGCCAATACCCGGCGCCCGCCACCCAAAGTTCACAATACTCAGCGCTGGTACAAGGGCGATTGGTGCAACCAGAAGAATTCTGTGCGGTGATCCTGAAAAGCAACAGCAAAGGCGATTTTGTGCGCTTGGGCGATGTCGCCCGCTGTGAATTAACCGCAAAAGATTTCCTCTACTTCGGCTCCTTCAAAGGCAATCCGGCCGCTATTTACGCCATCAACCTCACACCGGATGCCAATGCACTGGACGTTGCCGAGCAAATCCGCGCGGAACTGGCCCGCGTGCAAGGCGATTTCCCGCCCGATCTGGCGCTGGATATAGTCACCGACAACACCATTTTTGTGACTGAATCCATGCGCGAGGTACTCAAAACCTTTGTGGAGGCCATGCTATTGGTGCTGGTGGTCGTCACGTTATTTTTGCAAAGCTGGCGCGCCACGCTGATTCCCATGCTCGCCGTACCGGTGAGCCTGATTGGTACTCTGGCGGTATTTGTGGCCTTGGGTTTTTCCATCAATACCCTCACCCTGTTTGCGCTGGTATTGGCGATAGGCATAGTGGTGGACGATGCCATCGTCGTGGTGGAAGCGGTTGAACATCACATGGAACACAATCGCTTAACCGCACGGGACGCTACTGTCCGCGCCATGCGCGAAGTCTCGGGACCGGTGATTGCCATCGCCCTGGTGCTCTGTGCGGTGTTTGTGCCGGTGGCACTGTTGGGGGGAATATCGGGTGTGATGTTTCGCCAGTTTGGTTTGACGGTCGCGGTCGCGGTGTTGATCTCGGCGCTGGTCGCCCTGACCCTCACCCCCGCCCTGTGCGCCATGCTGTTACGCCACAAAGACCCCAAAGATAACAGCCTGATCCAACGCTTTTTTGCCGGATTCAACCGCCAGTTTGACGCCATCACCACCCGCTATGGGCGCGGTGTAGCGCTGGGTATTCGCCGCAGTACCCTCGCATTGCTGCTACTGGTTGGGCTGGTGATCGCCACCGGCGGGTTATTCAAACAAGTGCCCACCACCTTTGTGCCGGATGAAGATCAGGGTTACTTTTTAGCCGCTGTCACCCTGCCGGAAGCGGCCACCTTGGCGCGCACGCAAGAAACCATGCGCCGGGTGGAAGCCCTGGCACTGCAAATTCCGGGGGTGGATAAAACCATTGGCGTCAGTGGTGTGAACCTGTTGGTCGGGGCGCCGCAATCCAACGCGGGGTTATTGGTGATCCGGCTTAAGGATTGGTCAGAGCGCACCACGGCGGAGACCTCACTGCGCGCGATTATCGGCAGTTTCTACGCCCAGGCGCAGGCGATTACCGAGGCACAGGTACTGCCGTTTAACCCACCGGCCATTCCCGGGCTATCAGCCACCGGCGGCTTTAGCATGATGCTGCAGGATAAATCCGGTAAAGGTGCCAAAGCGCTGGAAGAGGTCGCCAATAATTTTGTGGCAGCGGCGCAACAGCGGCCGGAAATTGGCTCGGTATTCTCCAAACTGCAAACCTCCACCCCGGCCATTCGTATTCATGTGGATCGCGAAAAAGCAAAAAAACTGGGCGTTCCGCTCTCGGAAGTGTTCTCCACCCTGCAGGCCATGCTCGGCGGTTTACAGGTGAACGACTTCTCGCAGTTTGGTCGCACCTATAAGGTCACCTTGCAAGCCGACAGCGCCTTTCGCGACAACACCGAAGCACTGGGGTTGCTATTTGTGCGCAGCAACCAAGGCCATATGGTGCCGCTCTCCACGCTGGTGAGCACCGAAAAAACCGGCACGCCGTTTGTGCTGAAACGCTTTAACGGTTACACCGCCGCCGAGATTGGCGGGAAGCCAGCTACAGGTTTCAGCTCTGGAGAAACCCTGGCAGCACTGGCCGCCGTAGCGGCGGAAACCCTACCCGAGGGCTATGGTTTTGAATGGGCGGGGCTGTCGCGGCAAGAGCAGGAAAGTGCGGGGCAAACCGCACCTATTTTGGCCCTGGCGCTGGTGGTGGTATTTCTGTTCCTCGCGGCACTCTATGAGAGCTGGGCGATTCCCTTTGCAGTGCTCTTGTCCCTACCCTTCGGAATTTTTGGTGCCATGTTTACCCTGTGGATTACCGGCGCGCCGGGGTCGGTTTACACCCAAATCGGTTTGGTATTGGTGATTGGCCTCGCCGCCAAGAACGCCATTTTGATTGTGGAGTTTGCCAAAATGAAATACGAACAAGGCCAAGCCCTGCGTGATGCGGCACTGGAAGCAGCACTGCTGCGCCTGCGTCCAATACTTATGACCTCCTTCGCATTTATCCTCGGGGTAGTGCCTTTGGTTCTGGCCTCCGGTGCCGGTGCTGGCGCGCGGGTAACATTGGGGTTAACAGTATTTGGTGGGATGTTGGTTGCGACCCTGCTGGCGATTTTTATGGTGCCCCTGCTCTACTGCCTGGTGCAGGGACTGGCAGAAAAAATCAGCGGAAAACCGAGGTTAGCTAAATCCGCGACAGCGGAGCATTAA
- a CDS encoding efflux RND transporter periplasmic adaptor subunit: protein MQTRALIAAVFCLALVGCDKPAPAGPSPVQVSAQQPERRAIEIERDFIGEVAAVEEAEIRSKVNGRVLSVEFEEGSLVQQGQPLFRIDSDSLLAALNEAKANVSKAQADQTKVLADQTRYKTLVEKGTISRQAYDDIINKVAQAKAALDAAQAQLNQAQTMMQESAIVSPYNGRIGRAQVKIGELVTANQTLMATVSTTESVRVDFALSERDYLQLVRPILESNQPRPLLPVKLLLADGSLYPESGLITFSDRTISSDTGTFAVAATFPNPQEVLRPGMFGRIRAVVKQIDDALLIPNRAVQEVLDRNFISLVDSSGTVEQREVKLGAQANGFVQIISGLSEGEQVIVDGHHKARPGMQVKAIAIDSAAVIESHTVIESAGPDAAVNAAQGD from the coding sequence ATGCAGACCCGTGCTCTTATTGCTGCCGTGTTTTGTTTAGCTTTAGTTGGTTGTGACAAACCCGCTCCGGCGGGCCCAAGCCCGGTGCAAGTCAGTGCTCAACAACCGGAGCGACGTGCGATAGAAATTGAGCGGGATTTTATCGGCGAGGTAGCGGCCGTTGAGGAGGCGGAAATTCGCTCCAAAGTGAATGGCCGTGTGCTTTCGGTAGAGTTTGAGGAAGGCAGTTTGGTGCAGCAGGGGCAGCCGCTGTTTCGTATCGACAGCGACAGTTTACTCGCGGCCCTGAACGAGGCCAAAGCCAATGTGAGCAAGGCGCAAGCCGACCAAACCAAGGTGCTGGCCGATCAAACGCGCTATAAAACCCTGGTGGAGAAAGGCACTATTTCCCGCCAGGCTTACGACGACATTATCAACAAAGTCGCGCAAGCCAAAGCCGCACTGGACGCAGCGCAGGCACAATTAAATCAGGCACAAACCATGATGCAGGAGTCCGCGATTGTGTCGCCCTACAATGGTCGCATCGGGCGGGCACAAGTCAAAATTGGCGAATTGGTGACGGCCAACCAAACGCTGATGGCGACGGTATCCACCACCGAAAGTGTGCGCGTGGATTTCGCCCTGAGCGAGCGCGATTATCTGCAACTGGTGCGCCCGATTCTGGAATCCAACCAACCCCGCCCGCTGCTTCCGGTCAAACTTCTTTTGGCCGACGGCAGCCTCTACCCCGAGAGCGGTTTAATCACCTTTTCTGACCGCACCATCTCCAGCGATACCGGCACTTTTGCCGTGGCCGCCACCTTCCCCAACCCGCAGGAAGTATTACGCCCGGGCATGTTTGGGCGCATTCGCGCCGTGGTAAAACAAATTGATGACGCCCTGTTAATTCCCAACCGCGCCGTGCAGGAAGTGCTGGATAGAAATTTTATTAGCCTGGTGGATAGCAGCGGCACGGTAGAACAGCGGGAAGTCAAACTGGGTGCCCAGGCCAATGGTTTTGTGCAAATCATCAGTGGCCTGAGTGAAGGTGAACAGGTGATTGTGGATGGTCACCATAAAGCGCGCCCCGGCATGCAGGTTAAGGCCATCGCCATCGATAGCGCAGCTGTTATTGAGAGCCACACTGTTATTGAGAGCGCCGGCCCCGACGCTGCAGTCAACGCTGCACAGGGGGATTAA
- a CDS encoding amidohydrolase family protein yields the protein MAMIVRNSYTKTDIKTKIDFIFLKGLSLAIPLIISSVFFTGSAAAQTPSPTTVLFENVKVFDGKSSKLSAPTNVLVRGNKIESISATPIPVNKRADTLIINGEGRTLMPGLIDAHFHMMMTATPLQVALNGEPGYLNLIAAREAKKTLLRGFTSVRDLAGPVFSIKRAIDESLIEGPRIWPSGAMISQTSGHADYRSLNELPRTANSHLHHSEVTGGAAIADGADEVLRRTREQLMLGASQIKLAAGGGVSSNYDPLDVAQYTEAEFRAAVDAAENWGTYVTVHAYTPRAIQTAINAGVKVIDHAQLIDEATAKLAAKKGVWLSLQPFLDDEDANPQPEGSANRAKQLQVTQGTDTAFALAKKYNIKVAWGTDSLFDAKLTARQGAQLAKMIRWYTPAEVLMMATSGNAELLALSGPRNPYPGKLGVIEPGALADLLLVDGDPLADINLVADPEKNFLVIMKDGKIAKQIMR from the coding sequence ATGGCAATGATTGTTCGCAACAGCTACACCAAAACCGACATTAAAACCAAAATCGATTTCATTTTTTTAAAAGGTTTGAGCCTGGCGATACCGTTAATAATTAGCAGTGTTTTTTTCACTGGTTCTGCCGCCGCACAAACTCCGTCACCAACCACCGTGTTATTTGAAAATGTGAAAGTGTTCGACGGCAAAAGCAGCAAACTTTCTGCACCCACCAATGTATTGGTCCGCGGCAATAAAATAGAAAGTATTTCTGCTACACCTATCCCCGTAAATAAACGTGCAGACACGCTGATTATTAATGGCGAGGGGCGCACCCTCATGCCGGGGTTAATTGATGCGCACTTTCACATGATGATGACAGCAACACCCCTGCAGGTGGCGCTAAACGGTGAGCCGGGGTATTTGAATTTAATTGCTGCGCGCGAAGCAAAAAAAACATTGCTGCGTGGTTTTACCAGTGTGCGCGATTTGGCCGGGCCAGTGTTCAGCATCAAACGGGCGATAGATGAAAGTTTGATTGAAGGGCCGCGCATTTGGCCTTCGGGGGCGATGATTTCGCAAACCAGTGGCCACGCGGATTATCGCAGCCTGAATGAATTACCGCGCACCGCCAACAGCCATTTACATCATTCAGAAGTCACCGGTGGTGCCGCGATTGCCGATGGCGCCGACGAAGTTTTACGCCGCACCCGCGAACAATTAATGCTCGGCGCATCGCAAATAAAATTAGCGGCAGGCGGTGGTGTTTCCTCCAATTACGACCCACTGGATGTTGCGCAATATACCGAAGCGGAATTTCGCGCAGCGGTGGATGCTGCAGAAAATTGGGGTACATATGTCACCGTGCATGCCTACACACCGCGCGCTATTCAAACTGCCATTAATGCGGGCGTAAAAGTGATAGACCACGCGCAATTAATTGATGAAGCCACCGCAAAACTCGCGGCAAAAAAAGGCGTGTGGCTCAGCTTACAACCCTTTCTGGATGATGAAGATGCCAACCCGCAACCAGAAGGTTCCGCCAATCGGGCGAAACAATTGCAAGTCACCCAGGGTACCGACACTGCATTTGCCTTGGCAAAAAAATACAACATCAAGGTCGCTTGGGGCACCGACAGTTTATTCGACGCCAAACTCACCGCACGCCAGGGTGCGCAGCTCGCCAAAATGATCCGCTGGTACACACCCGCCGAGGTATTAATGATGGCCACCAGTGGCAATGCCGAACTGCTGGCGCTCTCCGGCCCACGCAACCCCTACCCCGGTAAATTAGGGGTAATCGAACCGGGAGCATTGGCAGACCTGTTACTGGTTGATGGCGACCCGCTGGCCGATATCAATTTGGTGGCAGACCCGGAGAAAAATTTTCTGGTGATTATGAAAGACGGAAAAATTGCGAAACAAATAATGCGCTAA
- the ggt gene encoding gamma-glutamyltransferase, whose protein sequence is MMKNWLFTFAALSCLIYASAAAASTAETKLPSHSTENDYARVSADGKVAVATVNPYATQIAMDTVARGGNALDAAIAATFALGVVDGHNSGIGGGCFILVRLADGRVLAIDGREMAPAAATRDMFLMDGKADAELSRTGALAVGVPGSVLALDKLRQLGAALRWRDLILPSAELADEGFVVSHSLAERLAATAPNLAKFPASAAIYLDAKQQPWVAGSELRQKDLADTYRSIAKQGSAYFYQGDFARKTERWMQQNGGLITRKDFSNYQIKMRKPIVSEFAGYTLYGFPLPSSGGTHVAQILNILEQFDLEKTTTSERYHLIAEAMKFAFADRAHWLGDADFTRVPRGLTDKNYARSIAQKISLEKTTAAITHGNPEVDIQHLMNKHTTHIAAADLHGNWVAITSTVNTSFGSKVVIPGTGVVLNNQMDDFSAQVGAANAFGLVGSDANAVAAKKRPLSSMSPTLVFKGDQPVMTLGAAGGPTIISQVVQTLLYRLQDNMPLAEAMAQPRIHQQWNPNQLFVEARMPQPVQEALQEKGHNLKVWSRMGASQAIELRDGKLIPVAEPRVIEQNSGR, encoded by the coding sequence ATGATGAAGAACTGGCTATTTACCTTTGCTGCCCTGAGTTGTCTGATTTACGCCTCTGCGGCAGCCGCAAGTACCGCTGAAACAAAATTACCATCACACTCTACGGAAAATGACTACGCCCGCGTCAGTGCTGACGGCAAGGTGGCGGTGGCGACGGTGAACCCCTATGCCACGCAGATTGCGATGGATACGGTGGCGCGCGGTGGTAATGCGTTGGATGCGGCGATTGCAGCAACCTTTGCACTGGGTGTGGTGGATGGCCATAACTCGGGCATTGGTGGTGGCTGTTTTATTCTGGTGCGTTTGGCCGATGGGCGGGTGCTTGCGATTGATGGGCGTGAGATGGCGCCAGCGGCGGCAACACGCGATATGTTTTTGATGGATGGCAAGGCCGATGCGGAGTTGAGCCGCACCGGTGCGTTGGCAGTGGGAGTTCCCGGTTCGGTATTGGCGCTGGATAAGTTGCGGCAATTGGGTGCTGCGTTGCGCTGGCGGGATTTAATTTTGCCCTCCGCCGAATTGGCGGATGAGGGGTTTGTGGTGTCCCATAGCCTTGCGGAGCGATTGGCGGCAACCGCACCTAATTTGGCGAAATTCCCTGCCAGCGCCGCGATTTATCTGGACGCTAAACAACAGCCTTGGGTGGCTGGCAGTGAGCTGCGTCAGAAAGATTTGGCAGATACTTATCGCTCTATTGCGAAACAAGGGTCAGCCTATTTTTATCAGGGCGATTTTGCGCGCAAAACCGAGCGCTGGATGCAGCAAAATGGTGGTTTGATCACCCGCAAAGATTTTTCCAATTACCAAATCAAAATGCGCAAACCAATCGTTTCCGAATTTGCCGGTTACACCCTTTATGGTTTTCCGCTACCCAGTTCCGGCGGCACCCATGTGGCGCAAATCCTGAATATTCTTGAACAATTTGATTTGGAAAAAACCACCACCAGCGAGCGTTATCACCTGATTGCCGAGGCGATGAAATTTGCCTTTGCCGATCGCGCCCATTGGTTGGGCGATGCGGATTTCACCCGTGTGCCGCGCGGCCTTACCGATAAAAATTACGCGCGCAGCATTGCCCAAAAAATCAGTTTGGAAAAAACCACGGCCGCGATTACCCACGGCAATCCTGAAGTGGATATCCAGCACCTGATGAACAAACACACCACCCATATTGCGGCGGCGGATTTGCACGGCAATTGGGTTGCCATTACCTCAACGGTAAACACCAGTTTTGGTAGCAAGGTCGTTATTCCCGGTACCGGTGTGGTGCTCAACAACCAAATGGATGATTTTTCTGCGCAGGTGGGTGCAGCCAATGCGTTTGGTTTGGTGGGGTCAGATGCGAACGCAGTTGCTGCAAAAAAACGCCCATTGTCCAGCATGAGCCCGACGCTGGTATTTAAAGGCGACCAACCGGTGATGACGCTCGGCGCGGCGGGTGGGCCCACGATTATCTCGCAAGTAGTGCAAACGCTGCTGTATCGCCTGCAGGACAATATGCCACTGGCGGAAGCCATGGCACAGCCACGTATTCACCAGCAGTGGAACCCGAATCAATTATTTGTGGAAGCGCGCATGCCGCAACCGGTACAGGAAGCGTTGCAGGAAAAAGGCCACAACCTGAAAGTCTGGTCGCGCATGGGTGCTTCACAGGCGATTGAATTGCGCGATGGCAAATTAATTCCCGTGGCCGAACCGCGGGTGATTGAACAAAACAGCGGGCGATAA
- a CDS encoding Orn/Lys/Arg decarboxylase N-terminal domain-containing protein, with protein MIGRTNKTFKRHVLVVEDQLANLDSTRGRALHDLVSEFQQRQVELVQARSYDDGHAAIISDAGFHCIFVDWTLGDNEAESHAEVMELLRTIRQRNANVPIFLMADRAAKQTLTVEAMELADEFVWTLEDTAPFIVGRALAAVDRYLDNLLPPFTDALLRYSQKDEHSWAAPGHQGGIAFTKSAVGRVFFDFFGENLFRTDGGIERGSLGSVLDHTGPVEASEKFAARVFGAHESYAVLNGTSGSNRAIFMACVGENQFALCDRNCHKSIEQGLVLSGGIPVYFTPTRNRYGIIGPIPADRFNPHAVAQAIQQHPLHAQASSDKPVYAVVTNCTYDGMCLDAARAEAVLAQSVDRIHFDEAWYGYARFNPMYEGRYAMRGDPRDHTEPAPTVFATHSTHKLLAALSQSSYIHVRNGRNPIEHSRFNESFVIQATTSPLYTLFASNEIGAAMMEGSSGYSLTQDVIREAVDFRQALARAHREFAQKGDWFFQPWNSPEIRDAQSGKWVAFADADPEQLATDPSCWVLEPGAAWHGFGGLEKHWCLLDPMKAGIMVPGMGLDGQMEAVGIPAPVLSAFLYRNNIIPSRTTDFMVLCLFSIGITKGKWGTLINVLLAFKRHYDNNTLLEQVLPDLVDLAPARYRAMGLQDLATEMFNYMRTSHMDALQAEAFSNLPQIACTPRKAFQQLQAGAAELLPLVQTANRVTGVGIMPYPPGIPIVMPGENLGPLDGPWLSYITALQDWSKRFPGFEKEVEGAVHKDDGYHFWCLK; from the coding sequence ATGATCGGTCGCACCAACAAAACCTTTAAACGCCATGTGCTGGTGGTTGAAGATCAGCTGGCTAATTTGGATAGCACGCGCGGCCGTGCCTTGCATGATTTGGTGAGCGAATTCCAACAGCGGCAAGTAGAGCTGGTGCAAGCGCGCTCCTATGATGACGGCCATGCAGCCATTATTTCGGATGCGGGTTTTCACTGCATTTTTGTGGATTGGACCCTGGGCGACAACGAAGCGGAGAGCCATGCTGAAGTGATGGAGCTACTGCGCACCATTCGCCAACGCAACGCCAATGTGCCCATCTTTTTAATGGCGGATCGCGCCGCTAAACAAACTCTGACCGTGGAAGCCATGGAGCTGGCCGATGAATTTGTATGGACACTGGAGGACACTGCCCCCTTTATCGTGGGCCGTGCGCTGGCTGCAGTGGATCGCTACCTGGATAACCTCTTACCGCCCTTTACCGACGCCCTGTTGCGCTACAGCCAAAAAGACGAACACTCCTGGGCAGCGCCCGGCCACCAAGGCGGCATTGCTTTTACCAAGTCAGCAGTAGGCCGGGTATTTTTTGATTTTTTTGGCGAGAATTTATTTCGCACCGATGGCGGCATAGAGCGCGGCAGCCTCGGTTCGGTGCTCGACCATACCGGCCCGGTAGAGGCATCGGAAAAATTTGCCGCACGGGTATTTGGTGCCCATGAATCCTACGCGGTACTCAATGGCACCTCCGGCTCCAATCGCGCCATTTTTATGGCCTGCGTCGGTGAAAACCAGTTTGCCCTGTGCGATCGCAATTGCCACAAATCTATTGAGCAGGGGCTGGTATTGTCAGGCGGTATTCCGGTGTATTTCACCCCCACCCGCAATCGCTACGGCATCATTGGGCCAATCCCGGCCGATAGGTTCAACCCCCATGCCGTAGCCCAAGCGATTCAGCAGCACCCGCTGCACGCGCAGGCCAGCAGCGACAAACCCGTCTACGCCGTAGTCACCAACTGTACCTACGACGGCATGTGCCTGGATGCCGCTCGCGCCGAGGCGGTGCTCGCGCAGTCGGTAGACCGTATTCATTTTGATGAAGCCTGGTATGGCTATGCGCGCTTCAACCCTATGTACGAAGGCCGCTATGCCATGCGTGGCGACCCGCGCGACCACACCGAACCGGCGCCCACTGTTTTTGCCACCCACTCCACTCACAAGCTGCTCGCGGCGCTGTCGCAATCCTCCTATATTCATGTGCGCAATGGCCGCAACCCTATCGAACACAGCCGTTTTAATGAATCGTTTGTGATTCAGGCGACAACATCGCCGCTCTATACGCTGTTTGCCTCTAATGAAATTGGCGCCGCGATGATGGAGGGCAGCAGCGGCTATAGCCTGACGCAGGATGTAATTCGCGAAGCAGTGGATTTCCGTCAGGCGCTGGCACGGGCGCACCGGGAGTTTGCGCAAAAAGGCGATTGGTTTTTTCAGCCCTGGAACTCACCGGAAATTCGCGACGCACAAAGCGGAAAATGGGTTGCTTTTGCCGATGCCGACCCGGAACAACTGGCCACTGACCCAAGCTGCTGGGTACTGGAACCAGGCGCGGCCTGGCACGGTTTTGGCGGTCTGGAAAAACACTGGTGCCTACTCGACCCGATGAAAGCCGGCATTATGGTGCCGGGCATGGGGCTGGATGGGCAGATGGAAGCGGTGGGCATTCCCGCCCCCGTGTTAAGCGCGTTTCTTTATCGCAACAATATTATTCCCTCGCGCACCACCGATTTTATGGTGCTCTGCCTGTTCAGCATCGGCATTACCAAAGGCAAGTGGGGCACCTTGATCAACGTGCTGCTCGCCTTCAAACGCCACTACGACAACAACACTCTGCTGGAGCAGGTATTACCAGACTTGGTGGATTTAGCCCCCGCCCGCTACCGCGCCATGGGTTTACAAGACTTGGCCACCGAAATGTTCAACTACATGCGCACCAGCCACATGGATGCATTACAGGCCGAAGCATTTAGCAACTTGCCACAAATTGCCTGCACGCCGCGCAAAGCGTTTCAACAACTGCAAGCGGGTGCGGCGGAGTTACTGCCGCTGGTACAAACGGCCAACCGCGTTACCGGTGTGGGCATCATGCCCTATCCACCGGGTATTCCCATTGTCATGCCCGGTGAAAACCTCGGCCCACTCGACGGCCCTTGGCTGAGTTACATCACCGCCCTGCAGGATTGGAGCAAACGCTTTCCGGGCTTTGAAAAAGAAGTTGAAGGCGCAGTACACAAAGACGACGGCTATCATTTTTGGTGTTTGAAATAA